In one window of Microbacterium natoriense DNA:
- the metK gene encoding methionine adenosyltransferase produces MSALRLFTSESVTEGHPDKICDQISDSILDGLIAKDPGSRVAVETLVTTGLVHVAGEIRTEAYVDIPTIVRDVVNGIGYTSSDTGFDGSSCGVSISVGEQSGDIASGVDNAQEHRDGTSTDPLDGLGAGDQGIMFGFATDETPQLMPMAAWTAHRLAERLTEVRRSGELPFLRPDGKTQVTLGYDGFTPKTVDAVVLSTQHHPDISQDELKALVRAHVIEPVLATTGLDLDDVTFYINPAGPFVTGGPKGDAGLTGRKIIIDTYGGASRHGGGAFSGKDPSKVDRSGAYAMRWVAKNAVAAGLAERLEVQVAYAIGVARPVGLYVETFGTGKVSDEKITRAITDVFDLRPQAIIEQLDLLRPIYAQTAAYGHFGRDLPDFTWERTDRAEELRRAAGL; encoded by the coding sequence ATGAGCGCGCTGCGTCTGTTCACATCCGAGTCCGTCACCGAGGGCCACCCCGACAAGATCTGCGACCAGATCTCCGACAGCATCCTCGACGGGCTCATCGCGAAAGACCCCGGATCCCGTGTGGCGGTCGAGACGCTGGTCACGACGGGCCTCGTGCACGTAGCGGGAGAGATCCGCACGGAGGCTTACGTCGACATCCCGACGATCGTGCGCGACGTGGTGAACGGCATCGGCTACACATCCAGCGACACCGGCTTCGACGGGTCCTCGTGCGGAGTGAGCATCTCGGTCGGCGAGCAGTCCGGTGACATCGCGAGCGGCGTCGACAACGCGCAGGAGCATCGCGACGGCACGTCCACCGATCCGCTCGACGGCCTCGGCGCCGGCGACCAGGGCATCATGTTCGGCTTCGCCACCGATGAGACGCCGCAGCTCATGCCGATGGCCGCATGGACGGCGCATCGCCTCGCCGAGCGCCTCACCGAGGTGCGCCGCTCCGGGGAGCTGCCGTTCCTGCGCCCCGACGGAAAGACTCAGGTCACCCTGGGTTACGACGGGTTCACGCCGAAGACGGTCGACGCCGTCGTTCTGTCCACGCAGCACCACCCCGACATCTCTCAGGACGAGCTCAAGGCACTGGTCCGCGCGCACGTGATCGAACCCGTGCTCGCGACGACCGGTCTCGATCTCGACGACGTCACGTTCTACATCAACCCCGCTGGTCCCTTCGTGACGGGCGGCCCGAAGGGCGACGCCGGGCTCACCGGACGCAAGATCATCATCGACACCTACGGCGGGGCGTCGCGTCATGGCGGCGGCGCGTTCAGCGGCAAGGATCCGTCGAAGGTCGACCGGTCAGGCGCCTACGCCATGCGCTGGGTCGCGAAGAACGCCGTCGCCGCGGGGCTCGCAGAGCGCCTCGAAGTGCAGGTCGCGTACGCGATCGGCGTCGCTCGACCGGTCGGCCTCTACGTCGAGACGTTCGGCACCGGAAAGGTGTCGGACGAGAAGATCACACGTGCGATCACGGACGTCTTCGACCTGCGTCCTCAGGCCATCATCGAGCAGCTCGACCTGTTGCGGCCGATCTACGCGCAGACCGCGGCGTACGGCCACTTCGGCCGCGATCTGCCGGACTTCACGTGGGAGCGCACCGACCGCGCTGAAGAGCTGCGGCGCGCCGCCGGACTCTGA
- the rpoZ gene encoding DNA-directed RNA polymerase subunit omega, with the protein MAGHHNKGIIDPPIDNLLDRVDSKYELVIYAAKRARQINDYYSDLHEGNLFDNVGPLVDSSVEDKPLTIALHEINEDKLRLRHAE; encoded by the coding sequence ATGGCCGGACACCACAACAAGGGCATCATCGATCCCCCCATCGACAACCTGCTCGACCGCGTCGACTCGAAGTACGAACTCGTCATCTACGCCGCCAAGCGGGCCCGTCAGATCAACGACTACTACTCGGATCTGCACGAGGGCAACCTGTTCGACAACGTCGGTCCGCTCGTCGACTCGTCCGTCGAGGACAAGCCGCTCACGATCGCGCTGCACGAGATCAACGAGGACAAGCTCCGCCTTCGTCACGCAGAGTGA